The following is a genomic window from Candidatus Palauibacter scopulicola.
GCGTCCGGCGCCGCGGAGCTCGACCAGGTGAACTGCCGCTACACGCCGCACGTGCTCGGCGTGCAGAGCGGTCAGGACATCGAGATCTCGAACAGCGACAACCTGCTCCACAACATCAACGCCACCCCGACCGAGAACCGCGGCTTCAACATCAGCCAGCCCCGCGCGGGGATCACGAGCACGCAGCGCTTCCAGGTGGCGGAAGTGATGGTGCCCGTGCGCTGTGACGTGCACGGCTGGATGCAGGCGTACATCGGCGTCGTCGACCACCCGTACTTCGCGGTGACGGGCGCCGACGGGAGGTTCTCGATCGCCAATGTTCCCGCCGGCGACTACACGATGACGGCGTGGCACGAGGAGTTCGGTACGCAGACGGCGAGCGTGACCGTTACGGCGGGAGAGATGGCCGTGGCCACGTTCGACTACAACGCCGAGATGATGGGCGCCGAGGTCCCCATGGGCGACGCGCTCGTGCTCGAGCACGGTACGAACCGCATCCGGGTGGAGCGCACCCAGTAACTCCGGGGGCGGGACCCGGCGGCCGAACCGCCGCCCGGTCCCGCTCGCCTTCCCGTTCACCCGAAGGGCTCACCTGGAAGGAGATCGCTCGTGGATTGGGCGCTGCCCCCGAACTATTCGACATTCGGCGTCGTGATCGACCAGCTGTTCTGGATCATCCTCGTCATCACCGGCATCGCGTTCCTCCTCGTGGAGGGCGGGATCGTCTGGTTCTGCATCAAGTACCGGGGACGTGAGGGAGCCAGGGCGCACTACACGCACGGATCGAACCGGCTGGAGATCATCTGGACGGTGATCCCCGCGATCATCATCGCGGTCCTCGGCGCGTACTCCGCCGTCGTGTGGAACGACATCAAGGGGAGTTCCAACC
Proteins encoded in this region:
- a CDS encoding carboxypeptidase regulatory-like domain-containing protein; this encodes MRSHFWNRSAALMAVAAMAACGGGDGGSSEAADDAGEAAPAAAAVDPSTVGTIAGMANFGGMVPTMESIDMSAEADCAAGYGAEGPMAQSVLVSEGGLANVFVYLSEGVSGAPAASGAAELDQVNCRYTPHVLGVQSGQDIEISNSDNLLHNINATPTENRGFNISQPRAGITSTQRFQVAEVMVPVRCDVHGWMQAYIGVVDHPYFAVTGADGRFSIANVPAGDYTMTAWHEEFGTQTASVTVTAGEMAVATFDYNAEMMGAEVPMGDALVLEHGTNRIRVERTQ